Genomic segment of Nostoc sp. TCL240-02:
GGATTATATGTAATTTTGCGCCATCGCACTAATATTGAACGACTGTTTGCTGGTACTGAGCCAAAAATTGGGCAAAAGGTAGCGACACCAGAACAAACTACATAATTTACCAACCGCAAATAGATATATTTTGTCCCCAGCTTCAGCCAGGCTTAAGTTTATGAATTAACGTTCCCTTTCATCAAACGGTGGATGAGGCGGCAAGGCCAGAAAAAAGCTCCACAGATACTTACTGAAGCGATCGCGGCCACAACTCGCCAAGTCGAATTGGTTCCGGTGGCAGACTCTGAAGGGTGAGCTTGTTGTGTACTTTTAGCTAGTTCTGGCACTGAACGAGATAGCTGGCTGGCTGTACTCACCCCTTCAATTGCGGCTCCAATTAGATAAGCTACTAGGGCGATTACTAGCCAGTGATTCATAATATTCAACTGTTTCAACTCTGAGCGTATGCTTGGCAGTGAGCAATTGATTTCTCGCGCTAATGATTGCCGCCTTGCCCGAAGGATAATCGGCCTTCAGCCGTATCACGAATGAGAGGCAGTTTTGATTTTATATAAGTATTGAGGCTGCTATCTGCCTGGGCATCAATAACCTGCTTCGCTTTTAACTGCTGGAGGAGTAATTGTACTAAAGCAGCATCGTCAAAATGGAGCAGGGTGTTGACCTGGGTGGACTCAATTACAGCCCAAAGCTGTTGCATCATTTTCGCAGTCACCATGAGTCTGTAACCTCTTAAGCTTTTCTTTATATTTACACAGACTTTGAATTTGTGCTTGATTTTTATCTGAAGAATTATAAAGATGTCGGCTTAAAATGCCTGATTAAGTAAGTTGGGCGTAAATAATTGTCGTTTGGATTAGGCAAAAGGCAATAGGTATAAGGGTTTTAGCCTAGTTAATTTTTATTTACATAGTTTGATTTTATTGTGCCAATTTAACTTAAGCCAATATGGTTAAGTTATAGCGTTTTTCGATTGATTGAAATACAACCCTTCTCATTCATGATTCTTTACCCTAATGGCGGTGTATAGCGGTTCTCAATCGTATGGAACCCTTGTAGCCTCTCTTCTTTTATAGTTGCCCATTAAAGCAATGATTTTAGAAAGAAAGCCACAATGCAGATATCCGTAAGCATCAGCACTTTTTGTCAAAACTAAACTTCAGTCGTTGTTGAGTGCTACTTTTGAAGTTTATCGTGGAACTTTCGCACAAGCTCCTTCTTGACCAGAAGGATCGGAAAAAATTGCTAAAGTGTGATATTCAGGATTATCTGTTCCATATATCACTCGAAAAGTATATAACTTATTTCTACCTTGCGCTTCGGTAACAACTGTTAAAAGTGTATTCTTAGTAAGAGGAAGTCCAGGAATGTTCAGCTTTTTAATTCGTCTGAGTTGAATTACATTTGCTGCGGAGTTTTTACAATCTCCTGTATTAGTATTAGCTGCTTGACCAAACTGCATACAAACAGGGCCATCAAAATCTAGAGTTACCTGTGATGGATCGTTTAACCAAACTTTTTTAATTACTTCTCCAGATGGAAGAAAACTTAAGTTTGTTCCCTGTTGATACCAAATCTTGATTGTAGGTATTAGTCCACCTAAACCCTGCGCTTGACAAGAAAAGATGGAACGCAGAACAGCATTATTAGCACCAGCACGTCCTACCAACAATAACATAGCAACCGAGAAAATTAAGGAAGCTAGAGGTAGGAAATAAGAATTGTGTGAGCTATTTCCTGACAAGTTAGTATTCTTTATCATGGTTGCAAATTAGGAGATTGATAGAACAGGTGAAAATAGGGAAGATGGCAAGAAAACTAATTACTTAATTACCATGACCCAATGCAAATTTAAAATTGGTATCAATCCTACCTCTTAAAACTGGGTTACTTGATTAACGTATATTTCAATATTTGTACCGGCTGGCAAAAACCAAATATTCGTTTGCTGTGACATTTGGGCGATCGCCTGTTGGTTACGTTGGGCAATTTGGGGAACTACAGAGTTCAAACCACCTTCCACAACCCCGGCTGCAATATCGCGTCTGTTTTTAGTGACAGTAGTAAGAGTTGTGCTGCTACTGGTGTTGCCATCAACGGTAGTTTGTGAAGTAAGTGGTTGCAGTTCAGTATCACTACGATTTATTAACTCTGCTGCTTTCCCAATACCTCCCAAAACGAATAGTCCTAAATCCATTGATGCTATGGACGAACCTTGACTGGGAAATTTATTTGCAATTAAAGGTTTACCTTGGGTAGCGCGAATAATAATTGCATTGTTAGGTAAGCTTCGTTCTATCGGGTTGCCATTATTTTGCGAGACAACTTTCACTACCTTCATCTGCAAAAGACCTTGTTCGGAGAGGGAGCTAATTTCAGCTAGGAATTCGGTATTTGCAGGTAGAGCGATCGCACCATCGATAGATTTTAGCGGTTCTTTCAATCGGATCACAAATACGTTTTTCTGTTCACCTGTATCACCACTGCCACCGCTTGACTTGGTAGTTTCTCCAAATATTGCCGTCGCCAACACAGCTTTAGCACTACTTCCTACTGCTACAGATTTTTGTCCCTGCTGTTGCGCTTGACTGACTAGAGGAGCAGGAGTTTGCTGTTGTGGAGTTTGCTCAGGATTGGGGTTTGGTGTTTGTTGCTGCGGCTGTGGATTGTTTGGAGGTTCAGAAGCAGCTACCGTGTTATTAGGTTGATCGTTGGCATTGACTTGACCATAGCTACCTAACTTTGATAATTTTGTCCACTCTTCAAATGGGTTTGGTGGAGCTGGTGGAGTTATATTAACTACGGGTTGAGTATTTGGCTTCACAACTGGTAGTTGAGGTGATGGCAAAGATTGAGAAGCAGGTACTCTAACAATGCGCTCAACTGTCACTGTTCGAGGTGCGTAAGCTATCGGTGGGGGGGTTGGGATCACTTTCTGTGTACCTCTGGAAGAAACTGATGGTTCTCGTAGGGCTACTTTAGGTGTTGATTTGGCAATTCTGAGTTGTTGTTGGGCAGCTTTTACCAACTGTGCTTGTTCAGTCAGGGCTAATTTCGTTTTCAGAGTATCTACTTCGACTGCTAGCTGTTGAGAGGTCGATTCATCAATTGGTTGCTCACGCACCGGTGGGGAAACAATATTTTTTGGCTTCTGATTGCTGCTACCCATCAACTGGGACAAAAACACACCACCCACCAAAATGATCGCTAAAGTAGCAGCCCCTACCAAGCCTAATTTTGCAAAGGGGTTAGATGATAGGGATTGCTTAGTCTGAACTTCTTGTGGTTGGTAAGGAGACTCTTGCAGCATTGCAGAGCCTTCCGATCCTTGAGGATCGCCAGAATAAGATTCTTCTTCAAAGCCAACCAACTTGGAGATCCGTGATTCCCAATCAAAAGATTCTACTTCTGGTTGGCGATCGTCGGTGGTTAGAGCAAATCCATTTTGAGGAGGCGTTTGGGCAGGAATTGAGTATCGAGTCATGGTAAAGCTTGGTTGGGATTTCCAGAACAATTTTTATCTTGGATTTCACAGACATTATAAATTTCTAATCTGGCTTCACCAAGGCGGTAAGCTGCGAAGTGCGTCGGTAGTGGCGCATTTGGTAGTGAAGTTGCTGGTTCATCTATTGCTCTAACTAAAATTTGTTTATTAAACGAAACTGATTTTCCCAACCTATCATAACCGCTAAAAATCAATTGATTGGCAAACATCTCTACTTTCCAGTTTCCCTTACTGATTTCTATTGGTTGAGAAATTTTTTGGATGACTAATACATTCTCAGTCCCTCTACTAACATTTTCAAATTGACTATCTGGATTTAAATTAGTAATTTCTGACTTAAGTTTTTGTTTAAAATCATCAGCTACCAGTTGAGAAGTAATTTCCCAGACCTGTGTAGGTGGCTGTTGTTGTGACCAGTTAAGCATTAAGCTCATCGTTTCACCCACAAAGCGCCGAATAGCCTCTGGCTGTCGCTCTAAATTTGGTTGAGCCTCTACTGTTATAGTACGACCATCAACAAGTTGTACCAAACTTTGGGGTGTAAGTTGCCGACTTAACTGTTGTAACATAGACCCATGAAATATTAGTAAAAGCAAGGTTAATACATGTAAACCAAATGTTCCTACTGCCAAGAGTGGTAATGGGCTATTTCTCTTATTTTCTGGTTTAAGTAATTGCATTAATAATTGATTATAAAAATTGAACTATGAGTTGGGGAATTAAAAATCTCTTATTTTATAAAGCTATCAAAGCTTTATCCGGCCCTACATTGCTTTAAATTATCTTCGTTAAGGTTGTTATACCCATCTAGCAAACATAAATTACGAATTTCATAAATTTCTAGTTTATCAGTGCGGACACTATAAATTGCTTTTTGCAAGTCTGTGCCATTATCGGCTTGGGGATTACCAAAATAATCTACTGCACGGACAAGGAAATCTTTGTTAAAAGGAGTGACGATTTTTTCACCACCAACTCGATTTTTTTGAATTAAGTCGGCTACCATCCCCACTCGCCACTTACCTGGTGCAATTTGTTTTGGTGGATAAACTCGCTTAATAATTAATTGTGATGTCATCACTTGGTTAGGGTTTTCCGAGAAAACTTCTGGCGGGGTCATTTCTGCAACTGTGCTTAAGAAACCTTTGCGAAAGTCTTCTGATAAGGCAAAACTTGCTATCCAAGTGCTAGTACTAATTTTTTGGCTGCCACCTTGGGGTGTTCTAATTAAAATTCCTAAATCAGATTTAGGATTTGCAACTTCTTCGATATTTTGTGGTGGTAAGGTTCCCGACCAGGTAAACATTGATATCATCGTTTTGCTGATGAATCGGCGGATTGCTTCTGGTTCTCTTGCTAAATCATCAATATTGCGTACTGGTTTACCATCTATTAATTGCACAAAGTTGGGAGGTTTTCTCAGACTGAGTTGGCGAATATTTAGCCCTTGAAATATGAATAAAAGTAAAACTAATACATGTAAACTGAAGGACGCGATCGCAAAAATTGTCAAAACACTTCCCGTTCTTTGTCTTTTTTCTAGTAGACGTACCATTTATTCATCTCCTCCTGCAAAAAACTTCAGCTATTATATATGATGATTTGCGTATAGTCGGCAGTCAGGAAAGTAGCCAATATTTAGATAGATTCTTCTTTAGAAATTTTGAGTTGCTTATATCCTCTCCTTCACTAAAGAAGCCGTATTGCTGATAGCACTGAAGACTGCAAAACCGCCAGCCGCAGCTACAAGTAAGGATAAAAGTGGTGCTAAAATTCCTAGAAAAATAATGAACCACATTAAATCTGGATCAACATTAGCATCTTGACCTGGCCCATTGACAATAACTGCGGCAGTTAGCACCGCAATAATATTGAATGAAATCTTGGCAATTCCAATAGATAAAAATCCAGTCAGCCATGCGAAGATTGGTTTCCCCGCGACAGGTAATAAAGACCCACCTACAGCTATTGGTCCTAAAGCTGCTATCAGCAACATCGTAGCTTCTATCAAATTCTGGAAGGCATATTGTAAGGAAACTAAAAAGTTTTTGATACTCGTTTGGACTGTAGAACCTAACAAAGAATTAAATGAGGTTTCTGATACAATGCCAGTGCCATATCTAATATTATCTACCTTAGTTTGTAGTCTAATTATCCAATTTTTATTTCCATATATATCTCTATATTTTTGCCAAAGAATATTTACTTTTTCGGCAGCTTTCACAAAGCATTGACTTTGTTGTTCGCCAGTCAGTGATTGACAAGGACGCAGCAAAGAGCCAGCTACTTCTTCGGCAACACTCATATTCAGTGCTTGCTGGTATATTTTGTCTGCGTCTGCTGATACCACTACTTGCTGATTCACAGTGTTTAGAAAATTCCGCACTCCTAGTGTCAGATTAGAAAGGATACTTCCATTGGCTGAATTACTTAAGAGGATCACCACAATAAAAGGCCAAATTAAAGCTGATATGGGACGGGTATATTCATAGGATAGTAAGTCTT
This window contains:
- a CDS encoding TrbI/VirB10 family protein encodes the protein MTRYSIPAQTPPQNGFALTTDDRQPEVESFDWESRISKLVGFEEESYSGDPQGSEGSAMLQESPYQPQEVQTKQSLSSNPFAKLGLVGAATLAIILVGGVFLSQLMGSSNQKPKNIVSPPVREQPIDESTSQQLAVEVDTLKTKLALTEQAQLVKAAQQQLRIAKSTPKVALREPSVSSRGTQKVIPTPPPIAYAPRTVTVERIVRVPASQSLPSPQLPVVKPNTQPVVNITPPAPPNPFEEWTKLSKLGSYGQVNANDQPNNTVAASEPPNNPQPQQQTPNPNPEQTPQQQTPAPLVSQAQQQGQKSVAVGSSAKAVLATAIFGETTKSSGGSGDTGEQKNVFVIRLKEPLKSIDGAIALPANTEFLAEISSLSEQGLLQMKVVKVVSQNNGNPIERSLPNNAIIIRATQGKPLIANKFPSQGSSIASMDLGLFVLGGIGKAAELINRSDTELQPLTSQTTVDGNTSSSTTLTTVTKNRRDIAAGVVEGGLNSVVPQIAQRNQQAIAQMSQQTNIWFLPAGTNIEIYVNQVTQF